Below is a genomic region from Castanea sativa cultivar Marrone di Chiusa Pesio chromosome 2, ASM4071231v1.
CCCTCTCAGTTGCCGGACAGTTACGTGGCGCGACAAGGCTGGCCGGGAGGAACTGGGGGCTTGTGAAGTTTTGTGATGGAGAAATGATGGGAAAGAAGCTGAAGCTGACACAACAAGTTCAGCAAGGAAGTGGTGGCAATAAGAATGTTAGGAGACATGTTTCTATGTCTCTTACTGCTGATGTAGTTGGGGAGTTCAAGGTGAGCAATCTGAATACACACCAAAGTGTGTGCTTTAGCTCATGGTACATACAAAGTTACAAATATGCAAAGTATAACATTTTTGAGTAGCTAATTTGTTGCAATAGTAGAAATGGTATATCACACAACTTTGGTATATTTTCGtatgttttgtaatttaaattcaaccatGCAATTACATTAACAATGAATTGTATggttgaatttatttttcattggaGAAGATATCAGTGTTTGTGCTATATTGATCAATACAATCAtgtaattgaattgaattgaattgagaAATCTAAGAAGTTTGTCAAATGCAGATATAGTTCCTTTTGTATTCAATAGAGCCtgtttagtttttcaaaattttgaacgTTTGCATTATCTGAGTATATTCAACTAGTGGCTCTCGGAGTTTGAATTATGGGGGTGTTATGTGGTGATGCACCAGGCCAATGTTCATGACATATCAGCCCCATCTCTGTTCAGCTGCAGGCCTGCGCTGAAAAGAGTTTGGGCTTGATATTTGCTTGAGTTTGACTAAACCCAAGCCCATGATCCACTGTGATCCAGTTAGAATCCACAATCTGCAAACTGTTTATTtctgaaagaaaaagaaaaaaccaagaaCTTTGGGCCCAGGATTAAATTTGTAATCAACAACTGTAGTTCTCTGCTATCTAtaaggggtaaaaaaaaaaaaaaaaaatcatttttggaATAGATTTTCTATATGATTGTATAGCGCAGCCCAGCATTGCTGTccagacattttttttaaggccATGGCCCAAGACACAGAAAATACTTTTTCCATAAATGGGCCATCTTAATATGTCCAGCAATGTTGTTTGGTAAGCCTTGAAAGTGTTACTGTATACTGATAGACCCAAGTGATAAATCTACATTATTAATTAACTATTGGGTCACAATGTCACATATGATATGGTCCACTATATGATCTAAAATAACAGTCCACAATGTGGGGTCGAATATTGCAGTTGAGGGACCTAGAGATGGAAAGGCGGGACCCACGGACGGTTGTGGCAATCATACTCGGAGGAGGTGCTGGTACTCGTCTTTTCCCACTCACTAAACGCCGTGCCAAACCTGCTGTAAGTCTTTATTTTTGCACATTTTTCATGCATGTATTGCTCATCAAGGCCTTATTATTATGAAGCTCCAATAAGTGCTTGGCTTGTGTTACATGTCACTTTCGTGTCGGGTCTAGTGCATTGAAACATTGTATGCAAGTGAATCTatccaatatatatacacacttggTTTATGTTTCTTAAATTTCATGAGGCCTCTAAGTTCATACTTGTGAGGGGCACATTGGTTAgtcatttaatttgttatatccTATTGTAGGTTCCAATTGGAGGGTCTTACAGGCTCATTGATGTGCCAATGAGCAACTGCATCAATAGTGGGATCAACAAAGTGTACATTCTCACTCAGTTCAACTCAGCATCACTTAACAGGCATCTTGCACGAGCTTACAACTTTGGCAGTGGAATCACCTTTGGAGACGGCTATGTTGAGGTACATTTGAGACTTGATAATCACGCTTACCTCTCCATGTGCGTACATAGTTAttgaataatggttaaataattaaattaacaattttgttaCACTTTAAGCTTTTGAgataaacaataatttattatggtaTTAGAACAAGTGGTGctatgtttaaactttaaacaataCTAGTTAAATGATTTCTAAAGATGGTAAATGTAAGGACACACACTAGCTCGGTGGTGTTTAGAATGAACAACGTTACATTTGAAAAGTACTATGGAATGGAAGAAAACTCTAATAGGTTGTTTTGTTCAATGGCAGGTTCTTGCAGCAACTCAAACTCCAGGAGAGGCTGGTAAAAAGTGGTTTCAGGGCACAGCAGATGCTGTAAGACAGTTCCATTGGCTTTTTGAGGTAATTGATATTCTCATTTAATTAGGATGACAAGATTTTTGAAATGCTATTCCATGtaagatatatattttaagcTATTTGGACAACTTTACTATTGCAAATTTGCTATTGTATACTGGGTTGTCTATAGGGACGAATCAATTTTGAAGATAGACTCATTTGACATATGAGATAGTCCTCCTTATTTTGGTTCAATTTGCAAATTTGAGAAGCTCTCTTCATTACTTTCTCTCTTAGCTAGAGTCAATATTCGGTACATAAATATCCAACCCAGGGACTCACTGATAACCTCTCTTCATAATGGGCATTGTTAGTCTCAGCTTTCGATTAGTATTTGGAATATAGTAAATATAATTTCTTATTCATCAAAAAGAATGTTCTGATGTCAATGGATACACTGAAACAATTGGAAGACACATGAAAgcgaaatatatatatatatatatatatatatagaaggtTTTAGTCATCTACAATTAAGCAGATGTACTTGTCGTTGAAAACTTAATCAGCATAGAATGCGAGTAAGGCTTTCCTTTCCTCACAATCTGTGAAGGGAAATTGGGGTGATTCACTGCATCAGGGAAACCTTGAGTCTCCAAACATAGTCCTGCATGGGGTTTATAGATGTATCCACCTTTTCCCTTAAAATCCTTATTCCAGTTGCTTGTGAAGAATTGCATGCCTGGAGCAGTTGTTGACAACTCCAATACCCTTCCTGACTTCTTATGGTGCACCACTGCTGCGCGCCTCAGTTTATTGCCCTTGCCACCATTAAGCACATAGTTAATATCATAACCATTAGGCAGCTTCTTGATCCTGCTTCCAATGGTGTGGGGCTTGAGGAAATCATATGGTGTTCCAGTTGCTGGCACAATTTTGCCAGTGGGAATAAGCTGGCGATCAACAGGCGTGATGTGGGAGCCAAATATCTGGATTTTATGAGACAGGATATCGCCGCTGTTGTGGCCACCTAGGTTCCAGTAAGTGTGTTGGGCTAGATTCACTGGTGTAGGCTTGTTTAGAGCATTGGCTTTCAATGTTACTATCATTGTATCATGTCCAACGAGCATGTAGTAGAGCATTGGCTTTCAATGTTACTATCATTGTATCATGTCCAACGAGCATGTAGTTCACATTGACAACGAGATCACCTGGAAATCCTTGCTCGCCATCAAAACTTCAATAGGAGAACTGAATGTAGGGATGACTTCCTTCTTTTTGATGCCTGACCACTCTCCAAACAACACGACTGAATCCTCTAGAGCCACCGTGAATTGTGTTGTGTCCTTCATTAGCAACTAGTTTATGCAACTTCCCATTTAAAGTAAACTGAGCACCTTTGATTCTATTAGCAACCCGTCCAACAATTGCACCAAAAGGTGAGGAGCTATTGATGTAATCCTTAATTGAATCATATCCAAGAACAACATCAGCCGTTTGTCAATTTTTGTCAGGAACAATAAGGGAGACAAGGGATGCACCCCAATTAGTGAACTTTGCAGAGATATTTCCATTCTTGAGCTCATATACCCCAATTTTTTCCTGCACTCTATGACAATCAACAACCCCTAAAGCAAATAGGATAATGAAACAAAACAGAACAGAGATCTTGGCCATCTTTTAATCAAGATAAGACCAAAgatatgttcttttttttttttttttggttataagaGACCAAAGATCTATTTTGATGAATGTTCGAGTGGAAAATGGTTCATATATAATAGTCCAGGAGATTAGTAAGTGAAGATTGAAACTGACAATGAATTAAATAGGTTTTGGAggttataaagagagagagagagagagagagagagagagagagagagagagagagagagagagaaacgttttggttaattaaaaaacttataaGTTTCTTTACGTTTGTATTGTGGAGGAAATTTATGTTGCATTAATACCTTTCCATTAGTGCCTAGAGATTACCTGCGGTTGATATTGGTAGAAACCTTAAAtcccattatatatataaggctgCATTTAAACGACCGATAATTGGATGGAAACATTGGTGTCTACATTgcattttgaattaaaaaattcattccCCAACTTCACTGACCAtccatgaaaaaataaatatggatGCTGGACCGTCTAAAGGGTATGGTGATATTTAATATGGATTCTATGCAATAGGATGCAAGAAGTAAGGCGATTGAGGATGTGCTGATTCTCTCAGGGGATCACTTATATCGGATGGATTATATGGACTTTATTCAAGTAAGGCACTGAATGAAGTTCGCTTGaaaagtgtttttgtttttcactcTTTCAGTTGATGTATTCTTCTTCTACATTATGAATTATCTCTTCATTTTCAGAATCATCGGCagagtggtgcagatatcaccATCTCTTCTCTACCAATGGATGACAGGTATATTATTGTTCATCAAAGTTTCCGAAGTCGGGTGACTTAGACATGTATAGCTGACCACATAACCCCATAAAACTGGTTGGTCCTTTCTGATTAATGACACTCAGCTAGTATAGATGCATAGGCAGAGGTATTGAGCAGTTCAGGTTTTGCATATTTTCTCACATAAACTTTTATTATTGCTGCCATTAATCCCAGAACTTGGCATTTTAATGTTTCTCTCCCAGTTCACAATAACTATGCCTTGCCtttaattatgataattttttctgCTTTATTGATAGTCGTGCCTCAGACTTTGGTCTAATGAAGATAGACAACAAAGGAAGAATCCTTTCATTCAGTGAAAAACCTAAGGGACAGGATCTGAAGGCAATGGTAATCCCTCTTTCTGAATCAtggtaataattaaaattatgataTCATGTCAACTTTAAATGGTATTAGGAACTTGAGTATTGTGCTGACTCCATTATATGCTTCAGGCGGTAGATACAACAGTTTTGGGACTTTCGAAGGATGAAGCTCAAAAGAAACCATACATTGCTTCCATGGGAGTCTATGTCTTCAAGAAGGAGATTCTTCTGAATCTTTTGAGGTATTGAGCTCTATGgaattattaatttatgaatTCTATGTGATAGAAGTGATTCCTTAGGCTAGTTTCACCTCAATGTCCCCTCTCTCCCTCACATGCACAAAAGATTTCATGTCAAACACAAATTTAGAAACACTTATTGCTATATTATTCTTGAGTCAGGTGGAGATTTCCGACTGCAAATGACTTTGGTTCAGAGATAATTCCTGCCTCAGCCTCAGAATTCTTCATAAAGGTCtttatataatctttttttttgagtgctCAAAACCTGTCTTTCCATGAACTAGCTGGCTCGTGGAGTGtatcatacacacacacatacatgcaGAGAACAATTATTATCTACTAAATATTCTGAACCTCGTGTAGAATGTCTACTTGATATtcctttttataatatttagtattttttttcacaGGCTTATCTTTTCAATGATTATTGGGAAGACATAGGGACCATCAGATCTTTCTTTGAAGCAAACCTTGCCCTCACTCAGCATGTAAGTACTATATCTCACTCCTATGCTAGCCTTTTAGAGCTCATCATGTAGGATGCTTAAGAAAGCAAAGAGACATGCAGTCTACATGAACAAAAgtcaaattatttcaaattggTACTTCAAGCTATAATAGATATTAATTGCTCAACACAGTATGCAACAATGACCATGTTCaatggggtggggggggggggggggagaattATGTAATTCTTGCTATGTTGCTCATTTCTTTCATATTGATTGTCAAATGAGGTAAAGAACTAgggtaaaacttaggtacaaaCACAGTTGCGTTGACTAATAAAGTACAAACAATGTTATCTTTTTAaaggacaattaaattcaatgcagCTTTgcatttgaatttaattggggaaCCTTATATACTACACCTAAGGAATTCTACTAAGTTTTACCCAATGAAATATATTTGTCAAAGTATAATTCAACGCTAATTTTCAAATTGGTTGTACTATCACGACCCTCCCTAACCTGTAATGACTTATTCTCTAAGAGAACTACTCTTCTGATTGTTTTCATGTTAATTGCAATTAGCCATTATTGATGGTCTCATGTTTAAACAAAAATGCTTCAAGTGTCACATAGTAcctttttttgtacttttcaGCCACCAAGGTTTAGTTTTTATGATGCAGCAAAGCCAATGTTTACATCAAGAAGAAACTTACCACCAACAAAAATTGATAGTAGCAAGGTAAGTAAATCGCTGCCTTTAATTTGCTCTTAAAGCTTTCAAATTGAGAAAATTATAACTTTGAGCATTGCTCACAATGTTTTTGCTATTTTATGAGCTAAGTTTTTAAAGCTGCATTAAGACACAAATGACATTGATAAAAAAACCAATATGTTCTTCTAAGTGAGGAATCTACATATAATGGGCATTGTTTTCAGGCAGTCAAGcatataaaacttttttctttcaatttctgTTTCTAGCTTTATCTTTCACCTGCTTCTAGTTCTTGAAGTATAACACAACTGCTATATCTTATTCAGATAGTTGATTCAATCATATCACATGGAAGTTTCTTAACTAATTGCTTCATAGAGCATAGCGTTGTTGGTATCAGATCCCGAATTAGCTCTAATGTTCACTTAAAGGTATGACAGTAGTTTCCATCATTACTTGATAGCATGTTATCAGAGAATTGCAAAATAGCATATTacataacaaatttcacaactaGTGAGAAGCTATCTTTGAAATGCTCTAAAGCACTCtgaattaatttatttatcagTTCTAgattttgtaaatttaaaatgatttacTGTAGCAAAAAGAATATCATTTCTATATTTTGGTAATCTCTGTCTCTGTTCCTTATGTTTCTGAGAGACACTTTTTACTATGGCCCAATAAATGCAGGATACAGTGATGCTTGGAGCTGACTTCTACGAAACTGATGCTGAAGCAGCATCACTTTTAGCTGAGGGAACAGTTCCAATTGGAATAggagaaaatacaaaaatcaaGTATAAATAGCTTGAACCCCTTCACACACACGtgcacacacgcacacacacacatatagtcTAATTCTTTTAccatttctcttctttcttatgTCTCTTCTTACTATGATGTGCAGAGAATGCATCATCGACAAAAATGCCAGAATTGGGAAGAATGTTGTGATTGCAAACTCGGAGGTAGGATTCTTCATACCATTAGAATAGAGTATGATGACTTCACAATACACTAAATCTTTGATAAACTTACCTAATTTGTAGTCACTATCCAGAATgatgaataagaaaataaaaagatggcCATGAtcataatagaaaataatgtaATTGACAATCTACAATACTGTTTAATTGCTCAGAAGTTAAAAATAAGGATAGAATTTACTTTGAAGGAAAGTTCCTCCAACTCAAAAGCCTGCATACGTGTACAGTGTACTTTAAGTCACACGACCTACTAAAAATCTATGTAACttgtttaaatgattttataattttgtgatttaaTATACACGGATAGTCTTCTGAACTGCCACATATATGGTTAGAGATTCTTCCAACTCGGCTTTGAAGGAAACTTTGTCCGGTAAATAATAAGGATTTTCTATAAACTATGAAACAATCATTTCAATCTTCCATCTTCTTAGCCTCATTAATAAGCACATAGATATTTTCCAGTTAAGCCTTTTACCAATGATAACTAATTTGTAGTTGTCCAACCTGCACTTAGTTTACTTTTATGTGGAATTGCAGGGTGTACAAGAGGCTGATAGATCTTCTGAAGGGTTTTACATCCGCTCTGGTGTTACagtaatattaaaaaactcAGTAATCCAAGATGGTGCTGTGATATAATAAATATGTCTATCATCTAAGTCAATTTTGGATTGATCAGGatggaaaacaagaaaaaaagaaaaggaaaatgagaCATTATGTTTATTACCATGAATGCAATGAAGGCAAATGAGATTAAAGCATGTTTATCATGTGAATGTGCTCAATCCTTAACTGTTTCAGGAGGAGTGCAGTTTTTATATCAATCAGAGTAAGTTCTAATTTCTTGAATGTATGTTGAAGCTTAAATACTTTTTAAGTTTTCTGAAACTGATGACTTGGAAATGAAACTTTTGCGAGTTAACTGGAAATCCCTAATAAAGTAAAAGCATCTAGGTTTCAGTGTTATATGGCATAACATTGAGaatcaatttatttaaagatCCCAACATCACAAACTTTAAGCCCACGCAAATGCATGGgaagaatatttttaaaagatttcattttgttataaattatgaatgtaAAAATACACTAAATACATCCATTAAAAAATGTAAGAGAAAAGTTCATATTACTAAAGGATTCCAAttgtaaaaatctttttttaaatgtagaTATTTTCCCTTATATGAATTCTAAATTATCCATACCataaattgaaagagaaaaaattatgatttttagggtgaaatattcattataaaaaCAGGATTAGGTTCATTATTATTAGTACAAGAAGCACATGCTTTACATAAAAACAGATAGCTGAAGGCAAGGAATCAAAGCAAACAAAATTACAGTCAATGGTTTATTTCTAACCAATTAGTCAAGAACAGCATAAGCAGGGATGGAACAAGAAATTTAGCTTTAAGAGAGCCAACTAAAGCAtaaaccgtttttttttttaatgtaagaaTGAAAGAGTAAATTCAAGGCTAACTagatgatgaaaaagaaaattagtgTTCATTCCATATTAATGAagtataaacaaaagaaaagataaaaaataattgtttcaCAATACAATTTAAATAAATCAGTAATTAAAGTGAATTCTACATCCTTTTAAATCTTGGAAATATTTTGTCATTACTTTTATACTAATTTACAGtaatttccttttcaatgtgcaaaattagaggaaaattattaggtcctcccggagtatcataaatgcgtacttattcctctcacataaatagtaggtcccaccatgaatttaattagtgggacccaccattaatgtgagaggagggagtatgcatttataATACTCCggaagtacacaataattttccaaaattagatagtccttcagaaatttttcttccttttgttcGGAGCCTAGCTTTGAATAATATTCATGTTGTAGTTGTAGCATAAACAAAAAGAGTAAGAACAAGTACAACTACTTTATAAACAAGGTGGTGGGTGCCTTATT
It encodes:
- the LOC142625915 gene encoding glucose-1-phosphate adenylyltransferase large subunit 3, chloroplastic/amyloplastic: MAVAADGRISLSVAGQLRGATRLAGRNWGLVKFCDGEMMGKKLKLTQQVQQGSGGNKNVRRHVSMSLTADVVGEFKLRDLEMERRDPRTVVAIILGGGAGTRLFPLTKRRAKPAVPIGGSYRLIDVPMSNCINSGINKVYILTQFNSASLNRHLARAYNFGSGITFGDGYVEVLAATQTPGEAGKKWFQGTADAVRQFHWLFEDARSKAIEDVLILSGDHLYRMDYMDFIQNHRQSGADITISSLPMDDSRASDFGLMKIDNKGRILSFSEKPKGQDLKAMAVDTTVLGLSKDEAQKKPYIASMGVYVFKKEILLNLLRWRFPTANDFGSEIIPASASEFFIKAYLFNDYWEDIGTIRSFFEANLALTQHPPRFSFYDAAKPMFTSRRNLPPTKIDSSKIVDSIISHGSFLTNCFIEHSVVGIRSRISSNVHLKDTVMLGADFYETDAEAASLLAEGTVPIGIGENTKIKECIIDKNARIGKNVVIANSEGVQEADRSSEGFYIRSGVTVILKNSVIQDGAVI